Proteins encoded together in one Zonotrichia leucophrys gambelii isolate GWCS_2022_RI chromosome 1, RI_Zleu_2.0, whole genome shotgun sequence window:
- the ACAT1 gene encoding acetyl-CoA acetyltransferase, mitochondrial isoform X1, which produces MAAAAGAMLCGRRPAAGLLRALKYTSRGYASQRTLNEVVIASAVRTPIGSFQGSLSSLPANKLGSIAIKGAIARAGIPAEEVKEAYMGNVLQAGQGQAPARQAVLGAGLPIATPTTTVNKVCASGMKSIMMAAQSLMCGSQDVMVAGGMESMSNVPYTMSRGATPYGGLKLEDLIVKDGLTDAYNHIHMGNCAENTAKKFTISREEQDTYAIGSYTKSKTAWDSGVLKNEIVPVTISKKGKPDTEVKEDEEYKRVDFSKVPKLKAVFQKENGTVTAANASTLNDGAAALVLMTTDAAHRLKVKPLARIVAFADAAVDPIDFPIAPAYAVPKILSETGLKKEDIAMWEINEAFSVVVLANIKMLDIDPQKVNIHGGAVSLGHPIGMSGARIVVHMAHALKPGQYGLAGICNGGGGASAILIQKL; this is translated from the exons atggcggcggcagcgggggcGATGCTGTGCGGGCGGCGGCCGGCAGCGGGGCTGCTGCGG GCTCTGAAGTACACAAGCCGTGGCTATGCATCACAGCGAACTTTAAAT GAGGTGGTGATAGCAAGTGCTGTAAGGACACCTATTGGATCTTTCCAAGGGTCTCTTTCCTCACTGCCAGCCAATAAACTTGGTTCCATTGCAATTAAGGGAGCAATTGCCAGAGCAG GAATCCCTGCAGAAGAAGTGAAAGAGGCTTATATGGGCAATGTCCTGCAGGCTGGACAAGGACAAGCTCCAGCCAGACAAGCAGTTTTGGGTGCAG GTCTGCCGATCGCCACTCCTACCACAACTGTCAATAAAGTCTGTGCTTCAGGCATGAAATCAATCATGATGGCAGCACAAAGCCTGATGTGTGGGAGTCAG GATGTCATGGTTGCTGGTGGAATGGAGAGCATGTCCAATGTTCCCTACACAATGAGCAGAGGGGCAACACCTTATGGAGGACTAAAGCTGGAAGACCTGATAGTAAAAGATGGGCTGACAGATGCTTACAACCATATCCATATG GGCAACTGTGCTGAGAACACTGCCAAGAAGTTCACTATTTCCAGAGAGGAGCAAGACACTTATGCCATAGGCTCTTACACCAAGAGCAAAACAGCCTGGGACTCAGGAgtactgaaaaatgaaatagttCCTGTCACTATTTCAAAAAAAG GGAAGCCAGATACAGAAGTGAAAGAAGATGAAGAATACAAACGTGTTGATTTCAGTAAAGTTCCAAAGCTGAAAGCtgttttccaaaaagaaaatg gAACAGTTACAGCTGCTAATGCCAGCACTCTGAAtgatggagcagctgctttGGTGCTGATGACTACAGATGCAGCCCACAGACTGAAAGTCAAACCTTTGGCACGGATAGTAG cttttgcaGATGCTGCTGTTGATCCTATTGACTTTCCAATTGCACCTGCATATGCTGTTCCTAAG ATCCTAAGTGAGACAGGCCTCAAAAAGGAAGACATTGCAATGTGGGAAATTAACGAAGCATTCAGTGTTGTGGTGCTGGCCAATATTAAAATGCTGGACATTGATCCACAAAAAGTAAATATTCATGGAGGAGCTGTCTCTCTTGGACATCCAATAGG AATGTCTGGGGCAAGAATTGTCGTTCACATGGCGCATGCTTTGAAACCAGGACAATATGGTCTTGCAGGAATCTGCAATGGAGGAGGAGGTGCTTCTGCAATACTGATACAGAAGCTGTAG
- the ACAT1 gene encoding acetyl-CoA acetyltransferase, mitochondrial isoform X2: protein MGNVLQAGQGQAPARQAVLGAGLPIATPTTTVNKVCASGMKSIMMAAQSLMCGSQDVMVAGGMESMSNVPYTMSRGATPYGGLKLEDLIVKDGLTDAYNHIHMGNCAENTAKKFTISREEQDTYAIGSYTKSKTAWDSGVLKNEIVPVTISKKGKPDTEVKEDEEYKRVDFSKVPKLKAVFQKENGTVTAANASTLNDGAAALVLMTTDAAHRLKVKPLARIVAFADAAVDPIDFPIAPAYAVPKILSETGLKKEDIAMWEINEAFSVVVLANIKMLDIDPQKVNIHGGAVSLGHPIGMSGARIVVHMAHALKPGQYGLAGICNGGGGASAILIQKL, encoded by the exons ATGGGCAATGTCCTGCAGGCTGGACAAGGACAAGCTCCAGCCAGACAAGCAGTTTTGGGTGCAG GTCTGCCGATCGCCACTCCTACCACAACTGTCAATAAAGTCTGTGCTTCAGGCATGAAATCAATCATGATGGCAGCACAAAGCCTGATGTGTGGGAGTCAG GATGTCATGGTTGCTGGTGGAATGGAGAGCATGTCCAATGTTCCCTACACAATGAGCAGAGGGGCAACACCTTATGGAGGACTAAAGCTGGAAGACCTGATAGTAAAAGATGGGCTGACAGATGCTTACAACCATATCCATATG GGCAACTGTGCTGAGAACACTGCCAAGAAGTTCACTATTTCCAGAGAGGAGCAAGACACTTATGCCATAGGCTCTTACACCAAGAGCAAAACAGCCTGGGACTCAGGAgtactgaaaaatgaaatagttCCTGTCACTATTTCAAAAAAAG GGAAGCCAGATACAGAAGTGAAAGAAGATGAAGAATACAAACGTGTTGATTTCAGTAAAGTTCCAAAGCTGAAAGCtgttttccaaaaagaaaatg gAACAGTTACAGCTGCTAATGCCAGCACTCTGAAtgatggagcagctgctttGGTGCTGATGACTACAGATGCAGCCCACAGACTGAAAGTCAAACCTTTGGCACGGATAGTAG cttttgcaGATGCTGCTGTTGATCCTATTGACTTTCCAATTGCACCTGCATATGCTGTTCCTAAG ATCCTAAGTGAGACAGGCCTCAAAAAGGAAGACATTGCAATGTGGGAAATTAACGAAGCATTCAGTGTTGTGGTGCTGGCCAATATTAAAATGCTGGACATTGATCCACAAAAAGTAAATATTCATGGAGGAGCTGTCTCTCTTGGACATCCAATAGG AATGTCTGGGGCAAGAATTGTCGTTCACATGGCGCATGCTTTGAAACCAGGACAATATGGTCTTGCAGGAATCTGCAATGGAGGAGGAGGTGCTTCTGCAATACTGATACAGAAGCTGTAG